Proteins encoded in a region of the Syntrophorhabdaceae bacterium genome:
- a CDS encoding cob(I)yrinic acid a,c-diamide adenosyltransferase produces MKAPRRKLRKDGGAAGGRVEKGYFQIYTGNGKGKTTAALGIALRAMGHDFRTYIGQFMKGQIYGEITACRAIIPGHVTIEQYGKDTFMHVGNEPGDDDIRMAREGLGKAEKAMISGSYDIVVFDEILTAHHFHLLTLEEMTEAIGLRPEGVEVIFTGRYAPRALIEIADLVTEMKEVKHYYQKGIEARKGIER; encoded by the coding sequence CTGAAGGCCCCACGCCGGAAGCTTCGTAAGGACGGCGGGGCGGCGGGAGGACGGGTGGAGAAAGGCTATTTTCAGATTTACACGGGTAACGGAAAAGGCAAGACCACAGCGGCCCTCGGTATAGCCCTGCGCGCCATGGGCCATGATTTCAGGACCTATATCGGCCAGTTCATGAAAGGCCAGATCTACGGCGAGATTACGGCCTGCCGGGCGATCATTCCCGGCCACGTGACCATCGAGCAGTATGGAAAGGACACTTTCATGCACGTGGGGAACGAGCCCGGCGACGACGATATCAGGATGGCCCGCGAAGGTCTCGGGAAAGCGGAAAAGGCCATGATCTCCGGGTCCTACGACATCGTCGTCTTCGATGAGATCCTTACGGCGCACCACTTCCATCTCCTCACCCTCGAAGAGATGACAGAGGCGATCGGGCTTAGGCCGGAAGGGGTCGAGGTGATCTTTACCGGCAGGTACGCACCCCGCGCCCTCATAGAAATAGCAGACCTGGTCACGGAAATGAAAGAGGTGAAACATTACTATCAAAAGGGCATAGAGGCAAGAAAAGGCATAGAGCGATAA
- a CDS encoding radical SAM protein: protein MYLKGLHSGIVLRKSPFLVVKKLSSNEVRVYSKLHGNLTSFDFDITHLIDLFDSPLAVEDAARKVSEIHQCDGPVLIQELYEKRFLVDADMTREEMFSEYIEAARVKNKIPRISKVTFLVSEKCNMACVGCYHGFYDFRSAAMSSEFAEEILQGLFPYLKRRGIPALLISFLGYEPLLNFDTLRMICDRASAMGDEYGINTTFKLYTNGYSINEEIFEWIERNRSRFGVMVSLDGIREDNDKRRTDSAGLGTYDAVVRNLKRIIVSGVECGVITVLGKWNLANIERFVEEMDAAGVRIITANMFCGQSEEERLMELTDAEKIEAVERMDLAAEKYGIEFNGEWKFPVVQMVTGARLFCPAGTKQLVFGADGAIYPCQRFAGTEVTLGAYGPGFWEELTEGRCGSYNQWTTSLYNGMAERTKEEKTDFTGCVCPFIPFIRGECITRNLTESFDESLVQFYLTRPLNRILTKSPLSCYN, encoded by the coding sequence ATGTATCTGAAAGGGCTGCACAGCGGTATTGTTCTCAGAAAGTCCCCGTTTCTCGTGGTAAAAAAATTGAGCTCCAATGAAGTGCGGGTCTACAGTAAACTGCACGGCAATCTTACCTCATTTGATTTTGACATCACCCACCTCATCGATCTGTTCGATTCCCCTCTTGCAGTGGAGGACGCGGCCCGCAAAGTGTCGGAGATCCATCAATGCGATGGGCCGGTGCTGATTCAGGAACTCTACGAAAAGAGATTTCTCGTTGATGCGGATATGACCCGGGAGGAGATGTTCTCGGAATATATCGAAGCAGCCCGGGTCAAAAACAAAATCCCCAGGATCTCGAAAGTCACTTTCCTGGTCTCCGAGAAATGCAACATGGCATGTGTGGGGTGCTACCACGGTTTTTACGATTTCAGGAGCGCTGCCATGAGCAGTGAATTCGCGGAGGAGATCCTTCAGGGCCTCTTCCCCTATCTGAAGAGGAGGGGCATTCCCGCCCTTCTTATCTCATTTTTGGGCTATGAGCCTTTATTGAATTTCGACACCCTCCGCATGATCTGCGACCGGGCTTCCGCCATGGGCGATGAGTACGGGATAAATACGACCTTTAAGCTCTACACCAACGGGTACAGTATAAATGAAGAGATCTTTGAATGGATAGAACGGAACAGGTCCCGGTTCGGCGTTATGGTGAGCCTCGACGGGATCAGGGAAGATAACGACAAGAGGAGGACCGATTCCGCAGGCCTGGGGACCTACGACGCCGTCGTCCGGAATCTGAAGCGGATCATAGTCAGCGGTGTGGAATGTGGCGTTATCACCGTCCTCGGCAAGTGGAATCTGGCGAATATCGAAAGATTCGTGGAAGAGATGGATGCAGCGGGTGTGAGGATCATTACGGCAAACATGTTTTGCGGCCAGTCGGAGGAAGAGCGGCTTATGGAGTTGACGGACGCGGAAAAGATCGAAGCCGTGGAGAGAATGGACCTCGCAGCGGAGAAATACGGCATCGAGTTTAACGGCGAGTGGAAATTTCCCGTGGTCCAGATGGTCACCGGCGCCAGGCTCTTTTGCCCTGCGGGGACAAAGCAGCTCGTCTTCGGCGCGGACGGCGCCATCTATCCATGCCAGCGCTTTGCGGGCACCGAGGTGACTCTGGGCGCCTATGGGCCCGGTTTCTGGGAAGAGCTTACCGAAGGCCGATGCGGAAGCTACAACCAATGGACCACAAGTCTTTACAATGGCATGGCCGAGAGGACAAAAGAGGAAAAAACGGACTTTACGGGCTGTGTCTGCCCTTTCATACCCTTCATAAGAGGGGAGTGCATCACCAGGAACCTCACCGAGTCCTTCGACGAATCTCTCGTTCAGTTTTACCTTACCCGGCCATTGAACAGAATACTCACGAAATCACCTTTGAGCTGCTATAATTGA
- a CDS encoding PLP-dependent aspartate aminotransferase family protein: MKFETLAIHAGHGPDPAFGAVMPPIYQVSTFAFKGVKQAGPFDYSRSGNPTRKALEDCLAALEGGSHGFAFGTGMAAEATVLALLSAGDHVVVNDDLYGGTYRLLTEITAKHGVEVEFVKLTDLEGLRSRIKANTRLIWLETPTNPLMNVLDLSAIAEIARSRGVLTLCDNTFLSPYFQNPLALGIDIVLHSTTKYINGHSDVVGGAVVVNEAGLAEKIYFNQNAMGTCQAPHDCFLVLRGLKTLALRMEAHNRNALAVAKWLEAHPGIERVFHTGLESHSQRTISAKQARGSGGTFSFRIKGGEDGAFRFLERVKLFILAESLGGVESLIEHPWTMTHQSMPEDARSRAGITDNLIRISVGLEHVDDLIADLEQALSGGC, from the coding sequence ATGAAATTCGAGACCCTTGCAATTCACGCGGGACACGGACCCGACCCCGCCTTCGGGGCGGTCATGCCGCCTATTTACCAGGTATCCACCTTTGCATTCAAAGGGGTGAAGCAGGCGGGCCCCTTCGACTATTCCCGCTCCGGGAACCCCACGAGAAAGGCGCTGGAGGACTGCCTCGCCGCCCTGGAGGGCGGGTCGCACGGGTTCGCTTTCGGTACCGGTATGGCAGCAGAGGCGACGGTCCTGGCCCTTCTTTCGGCGGGAGACCACGTCGTCGTCAATGATGACCTTTACGGCGGCACCTACCGGCTCCTCACTGAGATCACGGCGAAGCACGGCGTCGAGGTGGAATTCGTGAAACTAACCGACCTTGAGGGCCTGAGATCGCGGATAAAGGCGAATACACGTCTCATATGGCTGGAGACTCCGACGAACCCCCTTATGAATGTTCTCGATTTATCAGCAATAGCCGAGATCGCACGGTCGAGGGGTGTCCTGACCCTCTGTGACAATACCTTCCTCTCTCCTTATTTCCAAAACCCCCTTGCCCTGGGCATCGACATCGTGCTTCATTCGACTACCAAGTACATTAACGGACATTCCGATGTAGTAGGGGGAGCGGTAGTGGTCAACGAGGCCGGTCTTGCGGAAAAGATCTATTTCAACCAGAATGCCATGGGCACCTGCCAGGCGCCCCATGACTGCTTCCTCGTGCTGAGAGGACTTAAAACCCTGGCTCTCAGAATGGAAGCGCACAATCGCAATGCGCTGGCTGTCGCGAAATGGCTTGAAGCCCATCCAGGGATCGAGCGGGTTTTCCATACAGGCCTCGAAAGCCATTCACAGCGGACGATTTCGGCGAAACAGGCCCGGGGCTCCGGGGGGACCTTCTCATTCAGGATAAAAGGAGGAGAAGACGGGGCATTCCGGTTTCTCGAGCGTGTGAAACTCTTTATCCTGGCGGAGTCTCTGGGGGGCGTGGAGTCTCTGATCGAGCACCCGTGGACCATGACCCATCAGTCCATGCCGGAGGACGCCCGTTCCCGGGCGGGAATAACGGACAACCTGATCCGTATTTCCGTCGGCCTTGAGCATGTGGATGATCTTATTGCCGACCTGGAACAGGCACTATCCGGTGGGTGCTGA
- a CDS encoding HPr family phosphocarrier protein, translating to METGKARVLDKEGLHLRKAAQVVLCAKRFRSKVTLRHKSAHADADSIMQILLLGAGPQVDLEVSAHGPDEKEAVHRIVELFSEGAGI from the coding sequence ATGGAAACAGGAAAAGCAAGGGTATTGGATAAGGAAGGGCTTCATTTGAGAAAGGCGGCCCAGGTGGTCCTTTGCGCAAAGAGGTTCAGGTCCAAGGTGACCCTTCGCCATAAAAGTGCTCATGCCGATGCGGATTCCATCATGCAGATCCTCCTCCTCGGAGCGGGACCGCAGGTGGACCTGGAAGTGAGTGCTCACGGGCCGGACGAGAAGGAAGCGGTCCACCGTATCGTGGAATTATTCAGCGAAGGAGCAGGCATATGA
- a CDS encoding DUF2318 domain-containing protein, producing MDNKNGSFLVRYKSTFNQKGPGLRTHLFGAIWIVAFIVVLLGVNAAHADTRTSQNPAAPGNKEVVYPASLFDDGKAHHFQYKTNDGVPIKYFVMKSSDGVIRAAFDTCVVCWREGKGYVQKDDSMICKNCGRRFKSTKINEVTGGCNPAPLVRKVENGKVVIKTENLVEGRQLFASGGGK from the coding sequence ATGGACAATAAAAATGGTTCATTCTTAGTAAGATATAAGTCAACATTCAACCAAAAGGGCCCGGGGCTTCGCACGCACCTCTTTGGGGCCATATGGATCGTGGCATTCATTGTCGTCCTGCTGGGTGTGAACGCCGCTCATGCCGATACCAGGACCAGTCAAAATCCGGCAGCCCCGGGGAACAAGGAAGTGGTCTACCCGGCGAGCCTCTTCGATGACGGAAAAGCGCATCATTTCCAATATAAAACAAACGACGGCGTACCCATCAAATATTTTGTCATGAAAAGCTCGGACGGGGTAATCAGGGCTGCCTTCGATACCTGCGTAGTCTGCTGGCGGGAAGGGAAAGGGTACGTTCAGAAAGACGATTCCATGATATGCAAGAACTGCGGACGCCGCTTCAAATCGACGAAGATAAACGAGGTGACGGGAGGCTGCAATCCGGCCCCTCTTGTCAGAAAAGTGGAGAATGGCAAGGTGGTAATCAAGACGGAGAATCTCGTTGAAGGAAGACAACTGTTTGCATCGGGTGGAGGCAAGTAA
- a CDS encoding FtsX-like permease family protein produces the protein MTLGDIAVSNLRRRKGKALFVLAGLFIGVCTVVLLLSLVQAMKQNINHKLEMYGANILIVPKTESLSLTYGGLSLGGVSFEMQEIKEEELGQIRNIKNSANIAAVGPMILGPVTVGTKRILMAGVDFQAFGMLRPWWSVQGKMPDDDGAILGAEAARALGLTTGNKVRINNKEVQVTGVLETTGSQDDGLIFTPLATAQGILGKKGRISMAEVAALCTGCPIPEMVKQISDQLPGANVMAIQQVVKGRMETLDQFEKFSYGVSGLVLLVGSLMVLVTMMGSVRERTVEIGIFRAMGFRRSHVMRIILLEAAIISGIAGVLGYLGGFSAAKVLIPFFAEGHGAVVPFNPVLAGGSILLALFVGLLSGIYPAFMAARLDPNEALRAL, from the coding sequence ATGACCCTCGGGGATATTGCGGTAAGTAACCTCAGGCGGAGGAAGGGAAAGGCGCTGTTCGTCCTCGCAGGCCTCTTTATCGGGGTATGCACCGTGGTTCTGCTCCTGAGCCTCGTCCAGGCGATGAAGCAGAATATCAACCATAAGCTCGAGATGTACGGGGCAAATATCCTGATCGTCCCGAAAACGGAGAGTCTTTCCCTCACCTACGGGGGCCTCTCTCTCGGCGGCGTCTCTTTTGAAATGCAGGAGATAAAGGAAGAGGAGCTCGGGCAGATCAGGAATATCAAAAATAGCGCCAACATCGCGGCGGTGGGGCCCATGATCCTCGGCCCCGTCACGGTGGGAACTAAGCGAATTCTCATGGCGGGGGTGGATTTCCAGGCCTTCGGGATGCTCCGGCCCTGGTGGAGCGTACAAGGCAAAATGCCTGATGATGACGGAGCAATACTCGGCGCCGAGGCCGCCCGGGCCCTGGGACTCACCACGGGCAATAAGGTGAGAATCAATAACAAGGAGGTTCAGGTCACAGGTGTGCTGGAGACTACGGGGTCTCAGGATGACGGCCTCATCTTCACGCCCCTCGCCACAGCCCAGGGGATATTGGGTAAGAAGGGCCGCATCTCCATGGCGGAGGTAGCTGCCCTGTGCACGGGGTGCCCTATTCCGGAGATGGTGAAACAGATTTCCGACCAGCTTCCGGGGGCGAACGTCATGGCCATTCAGCAGGTGGTGAAGGGCCGCATGGAGACCCTCGATCAGTTTGAGAAATTCTCCTACGGGGTCTCCGGACTGGTGCTTCTCGTGGGAAGCCTCATGGTACTCGTTACCATGATGGGAAGCGTACGGGAACGGACCGTGGAGATCGGGATATTTCGGGCCATGGGCTTCAGAAGGAGCCATGTAATGAGGATCATTCTCCTCGAAGCGGCCATTATCTCGGGAATTGCCGGGGTCCTGGGTTATCTGGGCGGTTTTTCGGCGGCGAAAGTTTTGATCCCCTTCTTTGCCGAAGGCCACGGGGCTGTGGTGCCATTCAATCCCGTTCTCGCAGGAGGGTCGATTCTGCTGGCTCTTTTCGTGGGACTCCTATCCGGCATCTACCCGGCTTTCATGGCGGCCCGCCTCGATCCCAATGAAGCCCTGCGTGCCTTGTAG
- a CDS encoding ABC transporter ATP-binding protein — MKDIKGDQLIKQYGEGDAMVTAVRHASFEIAAGEFVAIVGESGSGKSTLLSMVGALNTPTSGRLTVDNIDVYGLGQDERADFRRETLGFVFQSFHLIPYLTLAENVMLPLATRKEAKKEKRSAALHALDRVGLSGKGERLPNQISGGEQERVAIARAIVNRPAILLADEPTGNLDSRTGKEIMELIEEFNSSGGTVVMVTHNSEYTAYAGRVLKVVDGVIA, encoded by the coding sequence ATGAAAGATATTAAGGGAGACCAGCTCATAAAACAGTATGGAGAAGGGGACGCCATGGTGACCGCGGTCAGACATGCCAGCTTTGAAATCGCTGCGGGAGAGTTCGTGGCGATAGTGGGGGAATCGGGTTCCGGCAAGTCGACCCTCCTTTCCATGGTAGGGGCCCTCAACACCCCTACTTCAGGGCGCCTCACCGTGGACAATATAGACGTATACGGCCTCGGACAGGATGAGAGAGCGGACTTCAGGAGAGAGACCCTGGGGTTTGTGTTCCAGAGTTTTCACCTCATCCCTTATCTCACCCTTGCCGAAAACGTGATGCTCCCCCTCGCTACCCGAAAAGAGGCGAAAAAGGAGAAAAGGAGCGCCGCCCTTCATGCCCTCGACCGCGTGGGACTTTCCGGAAAGGGCGAAAGACTCCCGAATCAAATTTCAGGCGGCGAGCAGGAACGGGTAGCGATCGCCCGCGCCATCGTCAACAGGCCGGCCATACTCCTGGCCGACGAGCCTACAGGAAACCTGGATTCCAGGACGGGAAAGGAGATCATGGAACTTATCGAGGAATTCAACAGCAGCGGTGGCACGGTGGTCATGGTCACCCATAACTCGGAATACACCGCATACGCGGGCAGGGTACTCAAGGTGGTTGACGGGGTAATTGCATGA
- a CDS encoding FixH family protein, with protein MKTVSIVVMALVLLAGIAYAKDYEVAKKVGDYSVVVKMDKNPPVAGPNNVEISVTDASGKAVSDAKVVLGYSMPAMAGMPAMNYKAEAQPKGAVYRTKVDYSMAGSWNNQIRITKDGKTASAKFTVDAK; from the coding sequence ATGAAAACCGTATCGATCGTAGTGATGGCTTTGGTGCTCCTCGCCGGCATTGCCTATGCAAAAGATTATGAAGTGGCCAAGAAAGTGGGAGATTACAGCGTGGTGGTAAAGATGGACAAGAATCCTCCTGTGGCAGGGCCCAATAACGTGGAGATCTCCGTCACCGACGCCTCGGGAAAGGCGGTGAGCGACGCAAAGGTAGTGCTCGGCTACTCTATGCCCGCCATGGCCGGTATGCCCGCCATGAACTATAAGGCCGAAGCCCAGCCCAAGGGGGCCGTATACAGGACAAAAGTCGATTATTCCATGGCGGGATCATGGAATAATCAGATAAGGATCACGAAAGACGGCAAGACGGCATCGGCAAAATTTACGGTCGATGCAAAGTGA
- a CDS encoding TolC family protein has product MKTRHITDGRKGKGIVFLLLMLSLIIFWQNAWAEEALDLQGLIDEAVKNSPDIRAFGSRSEAARYRIPQAGNLPDPMFMFGYQNEGFQRITIGEETQAMGMFSLSQMFYFPGKRSIREEMARWDAEGIAALHDAAKLRLAARVKEVYYELFLAYKIIDILKERADIFTRVEDAANARYSSGTGMQQEVLMAQTEKYMLLEREEMQKQKIETLKGMLNSLVGRPVTSPLGRPSSMPLTRFTLPLGELLSMAREHSPEVRSKEKMVKAAEAKVKMAKKDYYPDVTIGTAYFPRTQGLMDMWNLTATINLPIYYKTKQAQAVLEASASVNEAKNELQATELMLASSVRESYSMGTSAERLMTLYKDALIPKAQQDVQLSLSGYVTGKTDAITIVTRLKTFLDVELLYWNQHTEREKAIARLHALTATQDMARGAEK; this is encoded by the coding sequence TTGAAAACACGACATATAACGGATGGCCGGAAAGGAAAGGGAATTGTCTTCCTTCTTCTCATGCTGTCCCTCATTATCTTCTGGCAAAATGCATGGGCCGAGGAGGCGCTCGATCTTCAGGGGCTGATCGACGAGGCGGTGAAAAACAGCCCGGATATCCGGGCCTTTGGATCGCGGTCGGAGGCAGCCAGATACAGGATCCCCCAGGCAGGCAACCTCCCCGACCCCATGTTCATGTTCGGGTACCAAAATGAAGGCTTCCAGAGAATCACCATAGGGGAAGAGACCCAGGCGATGGGGATGTTCAGCCTCTCCCAGATGTTCTATTTCCCCGGCAAACGCTCGATCAGGGAAGAGATGGCCAGATGGGACGCCGAGGGGATCGCCGCACTGCATGACGCGGCGAAGCTAAGGCTCGCGGCGAGAGTCAAGGAAGTCTACTACGAGCTCTTCCTCGCCTATAAGATAATCGACATCCTCAAAGAGAGGGCCGATATTTTCACAAGGGTGGAAGACGCCGCAAATGCCCGTTACTCTTCCGGCACGGGGATGCAGCAGGAAGTCCTCATGGCCCAGACGGAGAAGTATATGCTTCTCGAACGGGAGGAGATGCAAAAGCAGAAGATCGAAACATTGAAAGGCATGCTCAATTCCCTGGTGGGGAGGCCGGTGACAAGCCCTCTCGGGAGACCCTCGAGCATGCCTCTGACCCGGTTCACCCTGCCCCTCGGTGAGCTTCTCTCGATGGCAAGGGAACATTCCCCGGAGGTGAGGTCGAAGGAGAAGATGGTCAAGGCCGCGGAGGCGAAGGTAAAGATGGCGAAAAAGGACTATTATCCCGACGTCACCATAGGGACCGCTTATTTCCCCAGGACTCAGGGCCTCATGGATATGTGGAACCTGACGGCGACTATAAATCTTCCCATCTATTATAAGACGAAACAGGCTCAGGCAGTCCTCGAAGCGTCCGCCTCCGTAAATGAGGCAAAAAACGAGCTTCAGGCAACGGAGCTCATGCTCGCCTCTTCGGTCCGGGAGAGCTACTCCATGGGAACTTCCGCCGAAAGGTTGATGACCCTCTATAAGGATGCCTTGATACCCAAGGCGCAACAGGACGTGCAACTGAGCCTTTCGGGTTATGTGACGGGCAAGACCGACGCCATCACGATAGTAACCCGGCTCAAGACGTTTCTCGATGTAGAGCTTCTCTACTGGAACCAGCATACGGAGCGGGAAAAGGCCATCGCGCGGCTCCACGCACTTACGGCGACTCAGGATATGGCGAGGGGGGCAGAGAAATGA